A genomic stretch from Vibrio algarum includes:
- a CDS encoding glutathione S-transferase family protein yields the protein MGLLVDGVWHDQWYETKQNSGKFKREEAQLRNWITESGSPGPTGEGGFKAESGRYHLYVSLACPWAHRTLILREIKGLKPHVSVSVVSPDMLSKGWTFDLENHSTGDELFNSDYLYQVYTRNNPNYTGRVTVPILWDKKLNRIVSNESSEIVRMLNSAFNTLTGNYIDFYPLEKQNQIDEINERVYHSINNGVYKAGFATTQEAYQEAYEALFGALDEIENLLGQQRYLVGNEITEADWRLFTTLIRFDCVYFGHFKCNRQQIEQYPNLSHYVRDLYQYKGVAHTVDFYHIKRHYYYSHTMINPTQVVPQGPELNYMLPHSRAQ from the coding sequence ACCAAACAAAATAGCGGAAAATTTAAAAGAGAAGAAGCGCAACTACGTAACTGGATTACTGAAAGCGGTTCTCCCGGTCCTACAGGCGAAGGCGGTTTTAAGGCAGAGTCTGGTCGATATCATCTATATGTCTCGCTTGCTTGTCCTTGGGCCCATCGTACCCTTATTTTAAGAGAAATTAAGGGGTTGAAGCCACATGTATCTGTTTCGGTTGTTAGTCCTGATATGCTAAGTAAAGGTTGGACTTTTGATCTGGAAAATCACAGCACAGGTGATGAGCTGTTTAATTCGGATTATTTATATCAAGTTTATACTCGAAATAATCCAAACTATACCGGTCGAGTTACCGTTCCTATCCTATGGGATAAAAAGTTGAATCGCATCGTTAGTAATGAATCATCTGAGATTGTTCGAATGTTAAATTCTGCTTTTAATACGTTGACAGGTAATTATATCGATTTCTATCCCTTAGAGAAACAGAATCAAATCGATGAAATAAATGAGCGAGTTTATCATTCGATCAATAATGGTGTTTATAAAGCGGGCTTTGCAACAACTCAGGAGGCATACCAAGAGGCTTATGAAGCGCTTTTTGGCGCACTAGATGAAATAGAAAACCTTTTGGGCCAGCAGCGTTACTTGGTAGGGAATGAAATTACTGAGGCAGATTGGCGTTTGTTTACTACCCTAATACGTTTTGACTGTGTCTATTTTGGTCATTTCAAGTGCAATAGACAGCAAATAGAACAGTATCCGAATCTATCTCATTACGTAAGAGACTTATACCAATACAAAGGTGTTGCGCATACCGTCGATTTTTATCATATCAAACGTCATTATTATTATAGCCACACAATGATCAATCCGACTCAAGTAGTACCGCAAGGGCCTGAATTGAATTACATGCTTCCGCATTCGCGAGCTCAATAG